A region of Antedon mediterranea chromosome 8, ecAntMedi1.1, whole genome shotgun sequence DNA encodes the following proteins:
- the LOC140057009 gene encoding uncharacterized protein: MYRRCHCKTYYTSKNNYSLCSPFALTNCYQVEYEKFIESRFQVCNSCTYPCTSEQYSYASSYSVFPSAVVPLTLEIMKKYEYSARGLGDEIWKEFLRSIDTGFDGITLLDMAVQKILNYLSTDGNSFKKYLTQLAEDIVAGIVRSICNEVYYELNHIDNITTEWGSAISIMVKTDIVNVMALTGNSDVNFRFWNSLDELIQFDRKNLTGFLNFTSSTYVSLFYNDTRNLTFMIAEKVLTFRQGTELAVDYMRSNLVNMEVYYKTLELETITEQEDYDVFSLICDIGGALGLFFGASLLTFLEALDFWFRKWQESKRSPSRVSDIAKKQEKTIT, encoded by the exons ATGTATCGACGTTGCCATTGCAAGACATACTATACCTCGA AAAATAATTATTCTCTTTGTAGTCCGTTTGCACTAACAAATTGTTACCAAGTGGAGTATG aaaaattTATTGAGTCGAGATTTCAAGTATGCAATTCCTGTACTTACCCATGTACATCAGAACAATATAGTTACGCATCGTCGTATTCCGTTTTTCCGTCAGCAGTAGTTCCGTTGACCCTCGAAATcatgaaaaaatatgaatattctgCCCGTGGATTAGGTGATGAGATATG GAAAGAATTTTTGAGATCAATTGACACTGGTTTTGATGGTATCACTTTACTTGACATGGCAGTTCAGAAGATTTTGAATTACTTAAGTACGGATGGGAATAGTTTCAAAAAGTATCTAACACAATTGGCGGAAGATATAGTAGCAGGCATAGTACGCTCGATATGCAATGAGGTATACTACGAATTGAATCACATTGATAACATAACAACGGAATGGGGATCAGCAATTAGCATAATGGTGAAGACTGACATTGTCAATGTTATGGCATTGACTGGCAATAGTGATGTGAACTTTAGGTTTTGGAACAGTCTTGATGAGCTCATCCAGTTTGACAGAAAGAATCTTACTGGATTTCTTAATTTTACGTCGTCGACATATGTTAGCCTGTTTTACAACGACACTCGCAACCTTACATTTATGATTGCGGAGAAAGTATTGACTTTTCGACAAGGAACTGAACTGGCAGTTGATTACATGAG GTCAAATCTGGTTAACATGGAGGTGTACTACAAAACGTTGGAATTAGAAACAATCACAGAACAAGAAGATTATGATGTGTTTTCGTTGATTT GTGATATTGGTGGCGCCTTAGGACTTTTCTTTGGTGCAagtttgttaacatttttggaAGCCCTCGACTTTTGGTTCAGAAAATGGCAAGAGTCAAAAAGATCACCATCACGCGTTAGTGATATTGCAAAAAAGCaggaaaaaacaataacataa